The Meiothermus sp. genome segment CGCCCTTTGAGGAAATCCCGAGTTCACCTGAGGCAATTATTCCTTTTACGGGCGAGGAAATCGTCAACGGCACCGCCATGATGCTGGCCCTCGGGCTGCGCTTCCAGACCCCGGAGGAGGTGCAGGCCTTTACCACCACCTACCGAGCCGGAGTGGTCCCGATGCTGCCCCCGGCTGCCGTGCTGGATGCGCTCAAGGTGGGCGAGGCGCTGGCCGAGTACGGCATCGGCAAAAACCGTATGCCCGGCATGGGCAATCTGGCCGATTTACCGCCCTGGCTGCGGCTGGTGGTGGGCGGGCTGGTATTGGCAATGAGCGCCTATGGAGGAATCAATGCCGCCAAAGCTGCCCGGGTGGGCATGGCTGATACTGCTGGGGATTCTGCTGCTGCTACTAACTAGGAGCAGACGGGGGGGCCTGATGTTGCCGTGCCCACAAACAGACATACCCAGAAGCGGACGCTACTTCTGGCCGATGAACCCCATGAAGGCCCGACCCGATGTAACGTTCATGGATCCCAACTACCCGGCTGACTGGGGAATCCATACCGGGGTAGACCTCAACCACCCGGACGGCGGCGATTCCGACCTGGGCCAGCCCATACACGCGATAACCGATGGGCGCGTAGAGGCGGTGCTGAAAAACATCGGGCCATCCTGGGGCAACATTGTGGTTTTGTGGCACCCGGGGCCGGGGGTCTGGACACGCTATGCGCACCTGGAAAAAGTGCTGGTGCAGCGCTGCCAGGTGGTGAGTGCGGGGCAGGTCATCGGCACCGTGGGCAAGGGGTTTGGTAACCGCTGGCAGGCACACCTGCATCTGGACGTTTTGAAAAAGAGGCCCGAGCGCTGGGATGACTGGCCTGGGCAGGACAGGGCCCGGCTCCTTGAACACTACCTCGACCCCTGGGCCTTCCTGCAAAAGCAGGCCCAGGCAGGCCGGATCAGCAAGCCGCAATACTGGATAGGAAGGTATGCAAACATCGCCTGATTTACCGCTGTTTGAGCTGGCCGTATTGGCCGGAGGCCTCTACCTGGGCCTGGGCCGTATCAAGAACCTGCGGGCGGGGCAGGGCTGCCCCAAATGCGAGACCGTGCAGGCAATAGTAGCCTTTGGCCTGGCTGCGTGGGCGGGGTGGGAGCTTTGGCAAAGCTACCAGGCGTGATAAGCTGGGAGTATGAAACGTGCGGGTAAATCCAACAAAGAAAAGACACCGGGCTGGCCCGACGACTTCCCGGTTATCGAACCCACCAAGAAAGGAAAACCCGCCCTTCCTAAACCGTTCAAACTCAAACCCGGTAAAAAGACTTCCCTCGACTATGTCCGCGAGCAACGGAGATAGACTGATTGTTTTTGATACCGGAGCGCTAATCCAACTTCACAGCCAGGAACACTTCAGCACACTTTCAAAACAGGTTTACAACCAAGCAAGCCAAATTGGAATGTGCTATTTGGTGTTACCGGAAATCGCTGGTGCGACAGGCGCAATGATGCGGGCAAAACGCCTTTCAAAACGACAAAGAAGCCAAATACAAAACTTTTTAATCGCAAATCTTCAATATTGACTACTTTTGCCCGTTTCCCAGCGGGTGTGTGATATGGCTTTTGACCTATGCCAAAAGCACTCATTAAAAGGAGCCGATGCCATACATCTGGCTGCGGTAAAAATTCTTTTGTCATTCAGACCGCAATTGACCTTTTTTACTCTGGATAAAACCCTGTACCAGGCCGCCCAAAAAGAAAAAATCCCCGTGGTGACCATTCCGGAGTTCGAGCGTGGCCGGTAGACAGACCTTTCGAATGCTGATTGTGGGCAAGTCGGGCTCGGGAAAGTCCACCCTGGCCCGGCAGATTATCCGGCGTATGCAGGGGCGCTACCGCCACCTGGTCATCGTCAACCGCAAACGCGAGTTTGCCGAGCTGTGCGAAGGGCGCTACACGGTGGGGGAGGACGGCGACCCCCAGCCTGCCCTAAAGCGCCACCGCCGGGTGATTTTCCAGGTGACAGGCTACGACCCCAGGCCCTTCCTGGACAATCTGGGCCAGGCGATCATGCGAATGCAGGATGTGCTGCTGGTGCTCGACGAGGCCCACCACTTCTTTCCCAGGGGGCAGACCCCTAAAAGGGTAAAACCAAAAGAGAAAAGGGAAAAACGTGTTAAACTTATTAGCGGGCGCACAGAACTTAAACGTTAATGACCTGCTGGATGCCCTGGCTGAATTGCGAGCTAGCGCGTCTAAGATTAGCTGCATCGAGGAGCGGCTCGAGGCCATTCAGCGCATATTGGCGTATGAGCACGGAATGCCCTCAAAGGGTTTGCCAGCAGATTATCGGCAAAACCTTCCCTTGATCGTGCAAATCAAAAGTGGTGGTCGTGTAGATTTGGCTAGTGCGCTAGGTAAGCCAGCAACGCGAGGGCATATTTGGAACATGAATGATCCAGTAGATGTCTATTTTGAGAATCAAGGAAAGCGAGTTGGGCCCTACAGCCTACGCGGTGGCGACAAATTAGAAATTAGTTTTGCTATCGAGGCCCTGGAATTGGAATTTTTGCCACCGGAATACTATCTGGATACTCCGAACCCATTGGTGCAAATTTTGGCCCATTAATCTATGACATTGGCACGAATCGTAACTAGCCCGTGGATATGGTTGGGGTTGATTGCGGCTACCGCATATCAGCGAAGTCAAAGCACCTCGAGCCTGAACCCAAACGCCAAACCACCGGCAACGCCTGCTACGGGGGCAGGATGTGGGTATCCTGCGCCCGGACTGCCGCCTGCGCCAGCAAAGACGATTGCGGAATTGCAAAATCGAGTATGGCGAGCCATCCTGAGCTACAACGGTAAGGTGAACGACACCGCCAACGCTATGGGGTTTGAACCGGACACAATCGGGAAAACCTATGCCAAATACCTGGCCGAATACCTGGTAGAATCCGCCATCAAGAATAAAGTGCCGCTGGATCTGCTGGTGGCCCTGGCTCAAAGGGAAAGTAGCTTTACCCCCACCGTAACGACTGACCGTTACGAAGCGCTGGGGTGGACAGATGATGCCATCAAAAAGGCAGTGCAAAATCAATGGGCCCTTGGCCCGCTTCAGGTTAAGCCGGTGGTGTTTACCGAGGTTGGCCTGGCCAGCCCGGCACGGTGGCCAGGTGACCCGGTGCCCTGGAAGCATCCTGCCCGCCTCAGAGATGCCGTTGAAGCCGGGGCCCGCTATCTGGCCAAGCAACAAAAACGTTTTGGCACCTGGTGCGCTGCCCTTCATGCGTACAACCGAGGCCCGACGGCATATACCAATGGGGCCAGGGCGGATAGGTACGTGAACCAGATTATCGCCTGGGCAAACGGATATACGGAGCTGCGCACGTAAAGTGTCAATAAGGTGTCAAAACGAAAAAGCCGGGCATAGCAACCCGGTCTTTTTGCGTCCTGGACTGGTGCGCCCGGGAGGACTCGAACCCCCGACCTACCGCTTAGAAGGCGGCTGCTCTATCCACTGAGCTACGGGCGCAGGCAAACCCAAACAAGGCCAGCGATAGTTTAGCAGACTTATCCAGAAGCCAGTAGCCCACAATAAAACCGCCCAGAAGGGCGGTAGGTGGAGCGGGAGACGGGATTCGAACCCGCGACATTCAGCTTGGAAGGCTGACGCTCTACCAACTGAGCTACTCCCGCACGCTGCGTTTATGTCTGGTGGCCGCCGGTGCTTTTGGTCGGGGAGACTGGATTCGAACCAGCGACCCTCTGCTCCCAAAGCAGATGCGCTACCAGACTGCGCTACTCCCCGATTGTACGCCTGGCATTCCTGCCACAACGCAACAATAAAGATAACATGCACGCCAAAAGCGGTCAAACCCGATTGGCCCTGACCGATACCGATTGAGCGATTAGGTATTGACAAGAAACTTCTCCGCTACTATATTTACTTTTTGCTTGGGCTGTTAGCTCAATTGGCAGAGCAACTGACTCTTAATCAGTGGGTTGCAGGTTCGATTCCTGCACAGCCCACCAAGTCCAGGACGAGAAAAACCCGAGGGATGCTTACCCTCGGGTTTGTCCTTTTACGGTGATTTTACGGTTTATGGATTCAGGCCTTAGCTCGTGGTCGTGAAAGTAGGGTCTCCACATCCACCACCCACCCCTGCCGCTCGTGCTCAAGGACGTGTCGGTAAATCGAGAGGGTGATGTTGGCGTTCGCGTGCCCCATGCGCTCGGACACAAGCTCGAGGGGTGCACCGTTCGCCAGCAGGTGGCTACCGTAAGAGTGTCTGAGGTCGTGCACCCGCAAGGGCGGAATGCCCAGGGCCTTCACGATTCGGCGGAGGGCATGAGCGGGGGCCCGGTAGTCCAGGGGCCTTGTGGGGTCGTTCCCAGGGAATAGCCACAGCGTAGCGGGTGGGGTCTCGCCCAGCCGGTCTTCCCACATGGCGTGATAGGCCCTCAGCCGCTCCAGGGTGCTGTGCGGGACGGGCAGGGTGCGGCGGCTCGAGGGGGTCTTGGGTTCTGTGAGCCGTCCATCACTCCAGGCCCGGCGGATGGTGAGAGTCCCGGCCTCGAGGTCAAGGTCTTGCCACTGTAGGCCCAAAGTCTCACCCACCCGTAGCCCCAGGTTGAGCATGAGGCGCAAAGAGAGGGCGATTCTCTCGTCCTTGTAGGTATCCAAAGCCGTAAGCAGGGCAGCGGCCTCGTGAGCCTCCAGTGATCTACCGGCGCGGTCGGTAGTGGAGCCTCGGGGTAGTTTGACCTTCACAGGGGATACAGGGTTACGGTGAATGACCTCGAGGTTCAGCGCTTCCTCGAATATGGCGTGCAGCCGGGTGCGTACTGCTCGGGCGGTGCGGGGTTTTCGGGTCTGCAAGAGATTGTCCACCAGGGCACGGATATGTGACGGTGTGATTTTTTGCAAAGGCAGCTTGCCCAGGGTGGGCAGCACCAGCCCCAGCTCGTACTGGTAGGACTCGAAGGTGCGCGGCCTGACCTCCCGGCGCTTGCGCTCGAGCCAGCGTTCGGCCCATTCCTGAAGCGTGATGGCGGAGGGATCGGCCAGCAGTCCCTTGTGATAGAGGGCCACCTGCTCGGCCAGCCAGCCCTCGGCCTCCTTGCGAGTCGAGTGGTAACTACGCACTCGTAGCGGTTTGCCATCCCCGTCATAGCCCAGGTTCAGTTCGGCGCACCAGCGGTTTGATGCTTTGTGGAAATAGGTTGTGCCAGCGCCCTTACCGCGCTTCTTTGCCATCCTGCACCTCCAGTCCTAGAGCCTCGAGACCGACCCCCACCACCTCACCCCGCTTGTCCGGGGGTAGCGCTTTGAACCGCTCGAGCACCACAGCAGGGGCGCGGATGTAAACCCGCTCCCCGGTCTCCCCGTCCTCGAACAGCCGCAACCCCCACCGAGCAGCTAAGGCCTCACGTGGGGGTCTTACCAGATGCAACTTCTCACCTTTTGGCATATCGGGATTATACACGGTTGCCTACCGAAAAGCGTACTTTCGAAAATAAGTGCGCGTTTTGACCGGGTGCTGGTGGAGCTCCAGCACCCGGCGGTGAACCAGCTTCAAAGCTCCACGCGCTCACCATCCACCCAGATAGCCAGCCCCGAGGGGGTGTGTCGCGCAATGAAAAACTTGCCTCGAGGGTGCCGCTGTTTGGCGAGTGCGAACAGCCGCTCGAGTTCGGCCTGCTGCTCCGGCGTTGGTGGCGGTGAGGGTTCACCATACGAGCGTTGAATCGTGATGATGGGTTCGCTGTTTTGCCGCATACGTTCAAGTTGCTTTAGTTTTTGGAGTAGCCCCACGTGTCACCTCCCATCCGGGATTGAAGTACCTGTCGGGTCAGGTCAAGCTCGGCCAGTGCTTGTAGACTCTCCGCCACGGCACGCACCATGTTTGGGCTGGTTGGATCGCCCAACTCGCACGCCTGCCGGAGGAACCGGATAGCCGCACCGATAGCCGGTGCTAGCTCATCAGCCCACTTCTCGGTGAGCCGTGCTTGTTTCTCCCGGACAATCGCGGACAGGCGGGGGTCATTCATCATCCTTGCACGGTAGCGGCGCAGCGTCCTGTCCGTGATTCCGTGACGCTGACACACTGACCGGTCGTCCGAGAAGGCGGCCTCGGCCAGGATGGTGCTAACGCGGTCAAGGTCAATGGGCATACTGCACCTCCATGGTACTTAGGCGGCCTCCTGCTTGCGGCGCACATAGGCTTTAGCGAACGGCTCGAGTCTGTCCGGCGGCCAGTAGGCCAGCAACTCCACCACCCCGGCTTCCGGCCAGGCGGCCTCATAGCGCTCGAGGATACCCAGCAGCCAACCCCCCAGGCCGGGGGAGGGCATACCCGGCCACCGGCTGTGGGCCTCGAGGTCAGCCTCTTTGGGAACCAGCAGCGCCCAGTAGACCACCTCCCCGTCCACCACCAGCCGCAGCTTGGGGGGGTTGACCCGGCGGAGCTTGTCCACCAGCTGAGGGGTGGCTTGGATGAGCACCCGCCAAGGGGTCATAGCTCGAGCACCCCCTCATCCCCCTCTTGCGCGAGCGGGGTACCCCTTATATCTCCACGAGTGGGAACAGTGGGAACAACAGGAGCAATAGCGTCCTGGACGGCGCTAATGCTGTTCCCACTCGGCGGGATGTTCCCACTCGCGAGTGGGAACACTCCCGAGTCCCCATCAGGAGCGGGGTTTTGTTCCCACTGATTAGTGGGAACATCCAAAAAACTGGGAACAGGTTTTGTATCGTCCTGGACGGCATTATTCTCAATGTTCCCACTGTTCCCACTTTTGGTGATATAAGACCCTGCCAGGTGCACAACCCTGTGAAGGGACTGGCCTATCCGCACCCGGGCCTGGTAGCGCACCACCCCCCCTTCCACGCTGGTGCGGATGGCCCCGCGCTCGGCCAGCCGCTTCCACAGGGTGCGCTCGGTGGGGAGCGGTTCCCCGGTCTCGTTCGCCAGCCGGGTGAGGACGGCGTAAGCGGGGGAGGGGTCGAGATACAGTCCGTGGGTCTCGGGGTCGTCCGGCAGCCAGCCGATGGCCGGGCCTTGCGGCTCCCACACCCCATGCGCGTCCGGTGCGCCGGATGTGGTATCGCGCCAGCGCCAGCCCCACATCGAGGGGGCGGGTAGGTAATCCTCAATGGACTGTCCGGGCCTCCAACCTACCGGCACCAGGTGAGCGCGTCCCATGCGCAGCGCGGCGAAGAGCAGCGCCCCGAAGCGTTCGGCAGGGTCGCTGTCGCGCTGGTATGACCCCTGAACCCGGCGCACCGAATCAAGGGCCTCGAGCACCACCCCCTCCAGGTGGGCCAGGCTGACCCCCACCGTGGCGGTGTAGTCGCAGTACAGTTCCCACACCGCGTGCAACCGGGCCAGCGCATCGGCGGTGCGCCCGTGCGACGATTCCCAGCGCGGGCGAAGCTCGGCGGTGCGTTCGGTCACACGGCGCTGGTGGGCCTCGAGGTCGGCGGCCAGCCAGCGAAGCCAGGCGGCCAGGCCCCGTGCGTACACCCCCTGCCGGGCCAGCCGCTGCGCCTCTGTGAGCCTGTGTAAGTCCACATCGCCGCGTTCCAGTTCGACAAACAGGCAGCGCGCTCTTATGCTGTAGCCCGGCGGCAAGTCCTCACCGGTGACCAGCAGGCTCCCGCGCGGTGGGCGGTCACCGGCCAGGCTGCCGTCGGGGCGCATCCTCGGACGACCCGTGCCGTTGCCCTGGGAGCGCAGAAGCCGCCCGGCCTTGGACTGGAGTTCTTTCTGTTTACCCTCACTGGCCTGTGGCGCGTAGTCGTCCACCAGCAGCAGCGCGTCTTTGGCGAGAAAAGCCGCACCCTCCAGGGCGTTCGCCGTGCCTTCCCAGGCCAGCGGTGGACTGTCGAGGAACCCCCACAGGTTTTGAACCACCAGCGCCAGGCTGGTCTTCCGCGCCCCGGTGGGGCCAGCCAGGTAGAGCGAGAAAGGGCTGTGGCCCAGCGGCGCGGCCAGCGCGTAGAGCAGTAGGGGAACGGTGACCCGGTGCGGGGCCACCTCCAGCAGCCCCCACAGCGCGGTGATGGCCCCGCGTTCGCCCTCCCCGGCGGGCGGCTCGGGGAGGGCGAAGTTCTCGAGGACGCGGCCCGGCGATACCTCGAGGCCCGGCACCGCGCCTTCCGCGCCAATCCCTCCACTTGAGTGTAGGTAGACCCAGGTATCCCCCAGCCGCGCCCAGCCCAGGTGCCGGTAGACCGTGGCCTGCTCCAAAGAGCCGGCCTCCAAGCTGAGGTACTGAATCGCCGCGCGGAGGTGGTCTTTCGCACCCTGCCCAGGGGTTACGATTGCACCGGCACCCCAGCAGCGCTGCACCCAGCCCATCCCGGCAAACTCGGAGGCCCTCACCTGGGCCACGGGGAGGGGTCGCCCTGTGCTGGTGTATCCCTGAATCTCGAACAGAGTCTCGGTCTCCAGTCCGTCGGTACTCACAACCTCGCGGGTGATGGTGCAGGCGAAGTTGGCGAGGGGGGTAGTAGCTCACGGCCTGGTGCTCGCCGCGTCCCTCGAGTTTGGCGGCCAGGATGCGGCCATTCTCGACTTTGTACCTCGGCTGGCCCAGCACCAGGCCCCCACCGGTGCGGCCTTCCAGCGGGTGAGGGGTGCCACCGGCTAACCGGCCATGCGCCACCGGCCCGGGTGTGTACCCACCGGCAGCCCGGGCGCGCTCGAGGGTGGCTTCCCCGTAGGTCTTGCCGTCCGAGAAGTGCCGCTCGTCCCATTTTTCCCTGTAAAGCCCGGATTGCCGGAAGAGCCGGTCGGCGCGGGCCTGGTCGTTGCCTGTCCACCACATCAGGTGTCCGGCCAGGGCTAAATCCGCCTCACTGTGGGAGGGATAGCCGGTGATGTCACCATCCCACAACCGGCGAATCTCCGCGCCGTTGCGTGACGCGAACATCCGCTCGAGCAGCTCGCTATCCGATAAATCCACAGGTGCGCTTGGAGCGGGCTTGTGCTCCGGCTCGGGTGC includes the following:
- a CDS encoding M23 family metallopeptidase — translated: MNPMKARPDVTFMDPNYPADWGIHTGVDLNHPDGGDSDLGQPIHAITDGRVEAVLKNIGPSWGNIVVLWHPGPGVWTRYAHLEKVLVQRCQVVSAGQVIGTVGKGFGNRWQAHLHLDVLKKRPERWDDWPGQDRARLLEHYLDPWAFLQKQAQAGRISKPQYWIGRYANIA
- a CDS encoding DEAD/DEAH box helicase family protein, whose product is MAGRQTFRMLIVGKSGSGKSTLARQIIRRMQGRYRHLVIVNRKREFAELCEGRYTVGEDGDPQPALKRHRRVIFQVTGYDPRPFLDNLGQAIMRMQDVLLVLDEAHHFFPRGQTPKRVKPKEKREKRVKLISGRTELKR
- a CDS encoding lytic transglycosylase domain-containing protein, which translates into the protein MQNRVWRAILSYNGKVNDTANAMGFEPDTIGKTYAKYLAEYLVESAIKNKVPLDLLVALAQRESSFTPTVTTDRYEALGWTDDAIKKAVQNQWALGPLQVKPVVFTEVGLASPARWPGDPVPWKHPARLRDAVEAGARYLAKQQKRFGTWCAALHAYNRGPTAYTNGARADRYVNQIIAWANGYTELRT
- a CDS encoding site-specific integrase produces the protein MAKKRGKGAGTTYFHKASNRWCAELNLGYDGDGKPLRVRSYHSTRKEAEGWLAEQVALYHKGLLADPSAITLQEWAERWLERKRREVRPRTFESYQYELGLVLPTLGKLPLQKITPSHIRALVDNLLQTRKPRTARAVRTRLHAIFEEALNLEVIHRNPVSPVKVKLPRGSTTDRAGRSLEAHEAAALLTALDTYKDERIALSLRLMLNLGLRVGETLGLQWQDLDLEAGTLTIRRAWSDGRLTEPKTPSSRRTLPVPHSTLERLRAYHAMWEDRLGETPPATLWLFPGNDPTRPLDYRAPAHALRRIVKALGIPPLRVHDLRHSYGSHLLANGAPLELVSERMGHANANITLSIYRHVLEHERQGWVVDVETLLSRPRAKA
- a CDS encoding DUF927 domain-containing protein, with amino-acid sequence MSTDGLETETLFEIQGYTSTGRPLPVAQVRASEFAGMGWVQRCWGAGAIVTPGQGAKDHLRAAIQYLSLEAGSLEQATVYRHLGWARLGDTWVYLHSSGGIGAEGAVPGLEVSPGRVLENFALPEPPAGEGERGAITALWGLLEVAPHRVTVPLLLYALAAPLGHSPFSLYLAGPTGARKTSLALVVQNLWGFLDSPPLAWEGTANALEGAAFLAKDALLLVDDYAPQASEGKQKELQSKAGRLLRSQGNGTGRPRMRPDGSLAGDRPPRGSLLVTGEDLPPGYSIRARCLFVELERGDVDLHRLTEAQRLARQGVYARGLAAWLRWLAADLEAHQRRVTERTAELRPRWESSHGRTADALARLHAVWELYCDYTATVGVSLAHLEGVVLEALDSVRRVQGSYQRDSDPAERFGALLFAALRMGRAHLVPVGWRPGQSIEDYLPAPSMWGWRWRDTTSGAPDAHGVWEPQGPAIGWLPDDPETHGLYLDPSPAYAVLTRLANETGEPLPTERTLWKRLAERGAIRTSVEGGVVRYQARVRIGQSLHRVVHLAGSYITKSGNSGNIENNAVQDDTKPVPSFLDVPTNQWEQNPAPDGDSGVFPLASGNIPPSGNSISAVQDAIAPVVPTVPTRGDIRGTPLAQEGDEGVLEL